A DNA window from Mya arenaria isolate MELC-2E11 chromosome 17, ASM2691426v1 contains the following coding sequences:
- the LOC128223314 gene encoding uncharacterized protein LOC128223314 → MEKNLKTPIYIGVGQDNGENRRRRENIVQGEVPGQMSSANHIAHAKNDSNATLNGEVSGRMPSANHNVHGSNTGAATTLGEVPGLMFSVSPIVHWRNNKKATMQGEVPGRMSSANHTVHGKNDSKATLNGEVPGRKPSANDIVQGRKHITSKGGVVSGTITSSDIERGPPSSDADKSSEVVLDTSSAQIGRSPSNTYKSSEVMIETSSAPCCQSLIKACGNVKTRGKVLSTFIGKSCSGLCSFKLLLQLCLPLCSLSIAIPSVVLPNWAWSETDKVAVGLFKCCNFTEENRTNCSPLSDCVPSDSNFFPLRKGAAALLITYIAFHGVTIFLATRSQQKHNDDTVNYHGWDAIISFCAAAVGYIGIFIFLLGFRETASINAFPPRMSMNLAIISCVIYQTYAAFLLKSRKPLTSVPIAVVVSYVVVYIMTVVR, encoded by the exons ATGGAAAAAAACCTTAAGACACCTATTTACATTGGTGTAGGACAGGACAATGGGGAAAATAGACGACGCCGAGAGAATATTGTGCAAGGTGAAGTACCGGGACAAATGTCTTCAGCTAATCATATTGCTCACGCGAAAAATGATAGTAACGCTACTTTGAATGGAGAAGTATCTGGACGAATGCCTTCAGCTAATCACAATGTTCATGGGAGCAATACTGGTGCAGCTACTACGTTAGGAGAAGTTCCGGGACTAATGTTTTCAGTTAGTCCAATTGTTCACTggagaaataataaaaaagcaacaatgCAAGGCGAAGTACCGGGACGAATGTCTTCAGCTAATCATACTGTTCACGGGAAAAATGATAGTAAAGCTACTTTAAATGGAGAAGTACCGGGACGAAAGCCTTCAGCTAATGATATCGTTCAAGGGAGAAAACATATTACATCTAAAGGTGGCGTCGTTTCCGGTACAATAACCAGCAGTGatattg aAAGAGGTCCACCTTCAAGTGACGCAGATAAATCATCGGAG GTCGTGCTCGATACATCATCCGCAC agaTTGGTAGATCTCCAAGCAACACGTACAAATCATCGgag GTCATGATCGAGACGTCATCTGCAC CATGCTGTCAAAGCTTGATAAAGGCGTGCGGTAACGTGAAGACCAGAGGAAAAGTGTTATCGACATTCATTGGAAAGTCTTGTTCCGGACTCTGTTCGTTTAAG ttgttACTGCAACTCTGTCTTCCACTTTGTTCGCTAAGCATCGCAATACCCAGTGTTGTATTGCCAAATTGGGCTTGGAGTGAAACAGACAAAGTAGCGGTTGGTTTGTTCAAATGCTGCAATTTTACTGAGGAAAACCGAACTAACTGTTCACCATTGTCTGACTGTGTTCCATCAGATTCTA acTTTTTTCCGCTCAGGAAGGGAGCTGCCGCCCTTCTTATCACATACATAGCTTTCCACGGTGTAACCATATTTCTAGCAACACGAAGccaacaaaaacacaatgatGACACTGTAAATTATCACGGTTGGGATGCAATTATTAGTTTTTGTGCtg CTGCTGTTGGCTACATCGGCatcttcatatttttattaggTTTCCGCGAAACCGCAAGTATAAACGCATTCCCACCCCGAATGTCAATGAATCTGGCGATAATATCATGTGTTATCTACCAAACTTATGCAGCCTTCTTGTTAAAAAGTCGTAAACCCTTGACGTCCGTACCAATTGCGGTTGTTGTGAGCTATGTTGTGGTATATATAATGACAGTAGTGCGATGA